A stretch of Sphingorhabdus sp. YGSMI21 DNA encodes these proteins:
- the ruvX gene encoding Holliday junction resolvase RuvX produces MISDDVAAFAQALPDGGRLLGLDIGTKTVGMALCDSHWTFATAAETIERRKFSKDLERIKTVIAEQNIVGLVAGLPLNLDGSQSPQTQAARAFAQNLKPLGLPILLWDERWSTQAVTRDLIASDVSRKKRAKVVDKMAAAYILQGAIDRLAALP; encoded by the coding sequence TTGATCTCCGATGATGTCGCCGCCTTCGCGCAGGCGCTGCCCGATGGTGGCCGGTTACTGGGCCTTGATATCGGCACCAAGACGGTGGGCATGGCCCTGTGCGATTCGCACTGGACCTTCGCGACCGCTGCCGAAACCATCGAGCGGCGCAAATTCTCCAAGGATCTGGAACGTATCAAGACGGTGATCGCCGAACAGAATATCGTCGGACTGGTCGCTGGCCTGCCGCTCAATCTCGACGGCAGCCAGAGCCCGCAGACTCAGGCAGCACGCGCCTTTGCGCAAAATCTCAAACCTCTCGGTCTGCCGATTCTGCTTTGGGACGAACGGTGGAGTACGCAAGCGGTCACCCGCGATCTGATCGCTTCGGACGTCAGCCGGAAGAAACGGGCCAAGGTCGTCGACAAAATGGCCGCCGCCTATATTTTGCAGGGCGCCATCGACAGGCTTGCCGCGCTGCCATGA